In one window of Armatimonadota bacterium DNA:
- a CDS encoding phosphotransferase, whose product MRSPGSQNSQGSAPDKDVSLSEGGPTEVYRRGQVIVKDTGPWAPAVHSLLRHLEDTGFTGSPRVVGSGFDPSGRETLTYIEGGFTHPGPWTLEGAAAVGQLVRELHKATASYRPPPDAAWQPWFGRALGGAARIISHCDVAPWNIVARNGLPVALIDWEHAGPVDPLVELAQACWLNAKLHDDDVAKRDGLPPLTERAQQLRAIVDAYGLSASRSRGFVDRIIEFVIHDTAEQADEARITPDTTALKLDVLGFNPLWALAWRARAAAWLVRHRRILQNALS is encoded by the coding sequence ATGCGGTCACCTGGTTCTCAGAATAGCCAAGGAAGCGCTCCCGACAAGGACGTCTCGTTAAGTGAGGGTGGCCCTACTGAGGTCTATCGCCGTGGACAGGTGATCGTCAAGGACACAGGTCCTTGGGCCCCCGCGGTGCACTCGTTACTGCGCCATCTTGAAGATACCGGGTTCACCGGATCACCGCGCGTGGTGGGTTCCGGGTTCGACCCCTCTGGGCGCGAGACGCTCACCTACATCGAGGGCGGATTCACACACCCAGGTCCGTGGACTCTCGAGGGGGCAGCGGCAGTGGGTCAGTTGGTCCGAGAGTTGCACAAAGCGACCGCGTCCTATCGCCCACCTCCCGACGCGGCATGGCAGCCTTGGTTCGGTCGTGCCCTCGGCGGCGCTGCTCGCATCATCAGTCACTGCGACGTCGCCCCGTGGAACATCGTGGCCCGCAACGGACTCCCAGTCGCCCTCATAGACTGGGAACACGCCGGCCCAGTCGATCCACTCGTCGAACTCGCGCAAGCCTGCTGGCTCAACGCCAAGCTTCACGACGATGACGTGGCGAAGCGAGACGGCCTGCCACCGCTCACAGAGCGCGCCCAGCAGCTCCGCGCGATCGTGGATGCGTACGGCCTGTCGGCGAGTCGAAGCCGGGGCTTCGTAGACCGGATCATTGAGTTCGTCATCCACGACACCGCAGAGCAAGCCGACGAAGCCAGGATCACTCCGGACACGACGGCCCTCAAGCTGGACGTGCTCGGCTTCAACCCGCTATGGGCGCTAGCCTGGCGGGCACGTGCAGCCGCATGGCTGGTCCGTCACCGCCGCATTCTCCAGAACGCGCTTTCGTGA